The following proteins come from a genomic window of Drosophila sulfurigaster albostrigata strain 15112-1811.04 chromosome X, ASM2355843v2, whole genome shotgun sequence:
- the LOC133849079 gene encoding ubiquitin carboxyl-terminal hydrolase 30 homolog translates to MESEKILMAAGVTVAAVVGAFVFWGPSGSRLRQRRGQIAGLHNFGRTCFLNTLLQALAACPQFIAWLQLYNGATPDRKSLISSMLSTLEVVNGTHATLRGDPHSPGAVLRALNTLGWVIPQEEHDAHELFHVLLSSLEEEATRPQQMGCLSDALLPPTPVAHDLLDLDGDYQRGLGGGSAQHHQRIGDQPNRPSSAMLTDFLNMEYDESTSLQRLVRSEAHTPDSPASVCERDSAADALTPGVATNPFLGNSPFGYQSALAAMDFIEPPIQQQQQHQGNASPILGGERLSRPRQQQLHNQQQQHHNNPNHSEGLNRRVSSSCRSLERLNRGPGRVSIWSSMMPSQVAHPFQGAMGAQIVCNGCGSKSAVRYDKFDSITLNLPTQRRSGLSLGHLLSEYITSEDLSDVKCDSCNETTMHTKSVTFAKLPACLCIHIARTVWLPTGQVCKRQDYVHFPESLSMAPYSFVQPHLNSQAGTPWGSTMSLYSSSLPMNNGGGAGGEGFGAMFPKNLYRLLAVVVHSGEANSGHFVTYRRGSLRNAHRWFYTSDTIVREVTIDEVLSVPAYLLFYDRGQQRQLQMQMR, encoded by the exons ATGGAGAGCGAAAAGATATTGATGGCTGCCGGCGTCACAGTGGCCGCCGTTGTAGGCGCCTTTGTCTTCTGGGGTCCCTCAG GCTCACGCTTGCGTCAGCGTCGCGGCCAAATCGCCGGACTGCACAACTTTGGGCGCACCTGCTTCCTCAACACGCTGCTGCAGGCGCTGGCTGCCTGTCCACAGTTTATTGCCTGGCTGCAGCTTTACAATGGCGCCACACCGGATCGCAAGAGTCTGATCAGCTCGATGCTGAGCACTCTGGAGGTGGTCAATGGCACACATGCCACGCTCCGGGGTGATCCCCATTCACCAGGCGCTGTGCTGCGTGCATTAAACACACTGGGTTGGGTAATTCCTCAGGAGGAGCACGATGCCCACGAGTTGTTCCATGTGCTGTTGTCATCGCTGGAGGAGGAGGCAACACGTCCTCAGCAAATGGGCTGTCTATCGGATGCACTGTTGCCACCAACGCCCGTCGCTCATGATCTGCTCGACTTGGATGGCGATTATCAACGGGGATTAGGTGGTGGGAGCGCTCAACATCATCAACGGATTGGCGATCAACCGAATCGACCATCGAGTGCCATGCTCACCGATTTCCTCAACATGGAGTACGATGAGTCGACGAGCTTGCAGCGTTTGGTGCGCTCCGAGGCGCACACACCCGACTCCCCAGCCTCGGTGTGTGAACGCGATTCGGCAGCCGATGCTTTGACACCGGGCGTGGCCACAAATCCCTTTTTGGGCAACTCACCCTTTGGCTATCAATCGGCACTGGCGGCCATGGACTTCATAGAGCCGCCcatccagcagcagcagcagcatcagggCAATGCATCGCCCATCTTGGGTGGCGAGCGATTGTCGCGTCcgcgacagcaacaactccacaatcagcagcaacagcaccacaACAATCCCAATCACAGCGAGGGACTCAATCGCCGGGTGTCGAGCTCATGCCGCTCACTGGAGCGTCTCAATCGCGGTCCCGGACGTGTGTCCATCTGGTCGAGCATGATGCCCAGCCAGGTGGCGCATCCGTTTCAGGGTGCGATGGGTGCCCAAATTGTGTGCAACGGCTGTGGCTCCAAGTCGGCGGTGCGCTACGATAAATTCGATAGCATTACGCTCAATTTGCCGACGCAACGTCGCTCGGGTTTGAGTTTGGGACACTTGCTCAGCGAATACATCACGTCGGAGGATCTGAGCGATGTCAAGTGCGACAGCTGCAATGAGACAACGATGCACACCAAATCGGTGACGTTTGCCAAGCTGCCCGCTTGCCTCTGCATTCACATTGCACGCACCGTTTGGCTGCCCACGGGACAGGTGTGCAAGCGTCAGGATTACGTGCACTTCCCCGAGAGCTTGTCCATGGCACCGTACAGTTTTGTGCAGCCGCATCTGAACAGTCAG GCCGGCACACCTTGGGGCTCAACCATGTCGCTGTATTCCTCTAGTTTGCCCATGAACAATGGCGGCGGTGCTGGCGGCGAAGGATTCGGCGCCATGTTCCCCAAGAATCTGTATCGCCTGCTCGCTGTCGTCGTGCACTCCGGCGAGGCGAACAGCGGACACTTTGTGACCTATCGTCGCGGCTCGCTCCGCAATGCGCATCG